Genomic window (Terriglobus sp. TAA 43):
ACGCATTGTTGATTTGATACGTAGTCCGCGTGAGTTACTCGATGACAACACGGAAGGCTAGTTCGTAGTGCTCGAATGGGGAGTCGAGTGTTACCCGATTGTGTGTTTCGTGCAGGGTGCCTGGGGGAAATGTGAGTTCGAGGTAGGGGGCGTCCGTCGGCCCCTGAGGCTTGACGTTGGTGATCGGTTGCTCGTTTTGTAGTTGCACCGTGTATGTCGCGCTTCGAACTGAGGGGGGCAACAAGATTTGCAAGCGTGTCGCATTTGCGCGATGCACGGTGTAGACGACGGATGCGGCTGCATTAGCGGTGCCACGGTTGCGGATTGCTGCAAGAAGGATGGTGTCCTGCTGGTTGCTTGGAGCGGGGCTTACTGCACTAGTCGGTGAGGTGGGCGCAGGAACTGGGTGACTTGGTGTGCGAGTGATGGTGAGTAGCAGGAGGCAAACGGTTGCTGCTGCCGCTCCGAGGAGCCACCAGCGCCAAGGCTGACGTGCTGGTTTGACGCGATGGAGTCGCTGCGCGATAAGGACTCGAGTGCGAAGTTCGGGGGATGCCTTGATCCAGCCTTCTATTCCCTTGCGTTCATTAGGTGGGAGTGTACCTGCGGCATACTCGTCGATGAGGTTGAACTCTTCTGCTTCGATTGCCTGTGAGAACTCCTCGTCCTCGATGAGGCGCAGCTCGAAAGTCTCGCGCTGTGCTGGCGTTAAAGCGCCGAGAAGGTAGCGGAGTAGATGTTCTCTCGTTTTGGGGTGCGCGTCGTTCAGCGTGACTCTCTCTTTCTTAATCTAAGTGCGATTTTTCGAAGAAACATCAGACAGTTGCTTGCGGACACAGGCATCAAGCTCGCGGCGCGCTCGCATCAGGCGGTTTCGCAAAGTGTTGATCGAGATGCCGAGGCGCTTGGCGAGTTGGCGATGGTGCTCTATCTTTTGCTTGCCAATGGACTCGTAGTAGGTGCGCAGGAGATCGCTTTTTGCGGCTGGCATATCTGCGAGGCAAACATCGATCGCTTGCAGGACGATCTCCTCATCAGGATCGGCTATCTTTCTTGAGGATTGCCAGCTTCGACCTGCCTCTACTTCGCGAAGTTCTGCCCGGATGTTTTCCTGCAGTACGTGGCGGGCGATCCCCAGAGCGAATGCCGTTGGGGAGGCAATGGAGGCGGCGTCGCTCGCCGCGATTTTCGCAAGGCGATTCAGCACTTCGTCGGAGAGTTGTTCCGGGTCAGCGCATGCATTGATGCGGAAGTAGCGCGTGAGGCGTTGGTGCAGGCTGCCGTAGGCCGTACCGGACGACTCCGGGCCATCGCCAAGCAGGTTGAGGAGCGCACTGAGTGATCCTTCCTGCATTTGTCAGTTGCCCCCGGTGTGTGGGGCTGCAGGTTGTACGCCGTTGACCACGAACGCTGCCCAGTCGGGCACCGCTGCATGGTTGTGCAGCATGGAGAGCTGCGCCTGGCGGATTGCTTCAGCGGTGCTGAGTTTGTTCTTGAAGAGATTCTGGTAGAAGGCGGTCATCAGGGTAGCGGTTGCATCGTCGTCGACATCCCACAGGCTCCCAATGACCTGTTGCGCACCCGCGTAAAAGAAGGCTTGTGTAAGTGTGGCGAGTTCTTCGCCAGAAGGCGCTTTGCCTTCTGTGGTGCAGCCGCTAAGCGTGACCAGCGGCGGGGCGTGGAGCGATGGGATATCTCGAAGCCAGAGGACGCTTTGCATTGCGCCATGTGTATCGCCTGAAGAGAGTGCGATACCGGAAAGCTCGGGATGGCCGCTGACCAGAAGCGTATGCGTTGCTACATGGAGGATCGCGAGATCGGTTCGCAGAGCGGAGCGGACGTTATTAACGGTGGCCTGTCTGCCGCGGAGTTGCTCTAGATATATCGTCGGTACGAGGCGCGCGATGGCA
Coding sequences:
- a CDS encoding RNA polymerase sigma factor, producing the protein MQEGSLSALLNLLGDGPESSGTAYGSLHQRLTRYFRINACADPEQLSDEVLNRLAKIAASDAASIASPTAFALGIARHVLQENIRAELREVEAGRSWQSSRKIADPDEEIVLQAIDVCLADMPAAKSDLLRTYYESIGKQKIEHHRQLAKRLGISINTLRNRLMRARRELDACVRKQLSDVSSKNRT